One stretch of Zingiber officinale cultivar Zhangliang chromosome 6B, Zo_v1.1, whole genome shotgun sequence DNA includes these proteins:
- the LOC121988361 gene encoding protein NAR1-like, with amino-acid sequence MSEKFSPALRLVDLNDFIAPSQDCIVSLKTVNSKHNKSQEKPNFINQPSQTEAVKISLKDCLACSGCITSAETVMLEKQSLDEFLAHINSGNHVIISISPQSRASLAAYFDLSPIQVLRKLTTFFKSLGAKAVFDTSSSRDVSLVELCNEFISRYQHQHGHNFPIISSACPGWICYAEKTLGSYILPYISSVKSPQQTIGAAIKHHVVQTMGFKQHNVYHVTVMPCYDKKLEAVRDDFAFSIDELENSNLNSVPRIPEVDSVLTSGEVLELIKLKSMDFKALKEAPLDSMFVNVDEEGHLYGVSGGSGGYAETVFRHASKSLFGVDIHGPLEFRTIRNSDFQEVTLEVDGKTVLKFALCYGFRNLQNIVRKIKIGKCDYHFLEVMACPSGCLNGGGQIKPKAGQSGKELIQLLDSVYMQDVDVADPFSNPIVKRLYDEWLEYPGSEKARQYLHTEYHPLVKSTASQLHNW; translated from the exons ATGTCAGAGAAGTTCTCGCCGGCGCTGCGGCTCGTGGATCTCAACGATTTTATCGCACCATCGCAGGACTGCATCGTTTCGCTCAAGACCGTAAACTCCAAACACAACAAA AGCCAAGAGAAACCCAACTTTATCAACCAACCATCACAAACAGAAGCTGTCAAAATTTCACTGAAGGACTGTTTAGCATGCAG TGGTTGCATAACTTCTGCTGAGACAGTTATGCTTGAGAAGCAAAGTTTGGATGAATTTTTGGCTCACATTAATTCAGGCAATCATGTTATTATATCTATATCCCCACAATCAAGAGCATCCTTAGCTGCTTATTTTGACCTCTCTCCAATCCAG GTTCTTAGAAAACTAACCACCTTCTTCAAGTCTTTGGGAGCAAAAGCTGTTTTTGATACTAGTTCTAGCCGGGATGTGTCACTTGTTGAATTATGTAATGAGTTTATATCTCGTTACCAGCATCAGCATGGACATAATTTCCCTATCATCTCATCGGCATGTCCAG GTTGGATTTGCTATGCCGAAAAAACACTTGGATCATATATCTTGCCCTACATTTCATCAGTGAAGAGCCCTCAGCAAACTATTGGTGCTGCTATCAAGCATCACGTCGTGCAAACAATGGGTTTCAA GCAGCATAATGTCTACCATGTCACTGTGATGCCTTGTTATGACAAAAAGCTTGAAGCTGTCAGGGATGATTTTGCCTTCTCAATAGATGAATTAGAAAATAGTAATCTCAACTCAGTCCCGAGGATACCAGAGGTTGATTCAGTTTTAACATCTGGCGAAGTTCTAGAATTGATAAAG TTAAAATCAATGGATTTCAAGGCTTTGAAAGAAGCTCCTCTGGATAGCAT GTTTGTTAATGTCGATGAAGAGGGACACCTTTATGGGGTCTCAGGTGGTTCTGGAGGATATGCAGAAACAGTTTTTCGCCATGCTTCTAAAAGTCTTTTTGGAGTAGATATTCATGGACCACTTGAGTTTAGAACTATTCGCAATTCAGATTTCCAGGAAGTGACATTAGAA GTGGACGGTAAGACAGTTTTGAAGTTTGCACTGTGCTATGGATTCCGGAATTTGCAGAACATTGTAAGGAAGATCAAAATTGGGAAGTGTGATTATCATTTTCTTGAAGTTATGGCATGTCCATCAG GCTGCCTAAATGGTGGTGGCCAAATAAAACCAAAGGCTGGCCAGTCCGGAAAAGAACTAATCCAGCTATTGGACTCTGTGTATATGCAAGAT GTAGATGTTGCAGACCCGTTCAGTAATCCAATTGTGAAAAGATTGTACGATGAATGGCTAGAATATCCCGGTTCAGAGAAGGCGAGACAGTATTTGCATACGGAGTATCATCCTTTGGTCAAGAGTACAGCTTCTCAGCTGCACAACTGGtga